The DNA window TTCGGCAAGGGTGATGATCTCCTGGCCGGCATGTCCCTGTTTCAGATGGATGGTCATCTCAACCCCGACATCAGCAGCTTTCTTCGTTGCAGCGGAGAGAATCTCCTTTCCTTCCTTCTCCAGAAGGCTGTACATGACCTCCCAGGTATTGTCTACCGGGAGCGATGAGAAGAGACCGATCTCGACGACATATATCGCATGAAGTTCGGCATTCCAGGTCTTCGCCTCATCGATAGCCCGCTCCAGAGACTTCAGACTCTGACTCGACCCGTCTATTGCTACAAGTACTTTGTGGAACATATACACCTCTGGAAAACAGCCAAGTACTATTCCTTTTTTTGTTTTATAAGAGTATTGGACAGAACAGACCGGTCGACCCTTCTCACGATGCTCGTCACCATATCCTGGGAATGGATTAAACTCGTATTATGAGTATTTATCAATAAGAACTCTGCAGCACTCCCTTCTTTGATGTAAGGAGAACTGCCGGTCAGCAATGCTCCGTCGATCGCCGCATGCAACAATACGCGCGGATCTATCTGGTAGATCATCGATGTGAACGCCATCTCAGAGAAGAGGTCAGGTTCAACGAACATCACATTGTCGGTCCCGAGCAGTACCCTGCAGCCGGCATCGATCATCCTTCTCAGCGGCGGGTGATCCCGGGAGTCGGTGACCCCCAGCATCCAGTTTGAACGCGGACAGACAGCGATCGGTATCCCCTGGTCCGCGGCCTTTCTCAACTGTCGATCGGTGGCATGGGTCATATGGATCAGCAGGTCCGGATTATAACTGAGTGCTCTGTCGACATCAAACCGATCCCGTTCACCTGCATGGAATGCGACAAGTTTTTTGGCTATACGGGATCTGCTGACCGTTCCCTCGACATCCGGGCAGTCCCGGACGCTTGAGATTCCTGCCCCGTCGGCCACAGCCTCCCCGCCGTCCCGCCCGAGGATCACCGGTCGGCACGGGAGTCCTGTCGCGGCCTCCTTCAGAGCGGTCACCCCCTCGGTACCGCCCTCACGGAAATCGGCAAACCCGTGTATCCCGGCACTGATCATCCGCTCGATGCTCTGGTGCATTCCACAGGTCAGCGACTGGTGGCTCGCCGCCCGGAGCAGTCGGTGCTTGAGCCCGTCTGGCGGGGTCACCAGGTCAGTCAGATCGCCTTTTGCTGGACAATCCATCGCGATCGTATCGCCGAGATGGGTGTGGGCATTGAAGAAGGACGGGCAGATCCAGATCTCAGGTGCGGCACGAACCTCCTCTATCCGGTGGATGATCCCATTCAGGACTGAGATCTCCACGCACCGCTCCTCGAGGTCCTCCCCGATCAGTGCTCGTCCGCAACAGGTCTCTTCTGACATCTCGTTCCTCGGTGATTATTTAATATATTGATAAGGTGAAATATATCGGTATGGCAAAAAAGAAAGGCGGACGGTTGATCTCATCTGCCGGTCTTGTCAACTACTATGAGAGTGAAGACCGCAGGGCAATCCATATCGATCCGATGATAGTCATAGCGGTGGCAGCCGCAGTCGGTGTCATCATCTTTCTCCTGAACTATCTTGTAAAATAAGGGTATCCCTTTTTTCACAAATTTGTTATTCCTTCTGCTCATTTGCAGCCTGACTGGTCAGCGCCCTTCGAGTCAGATCTTCGTTCCGGTTGAAGTACAGGTTGTCGTGTCCTGACCAGGTCTCGCATCCCCTCACAACGACCACCGGCACACCGTTGTTGCTCTCGCCCATCACAAAGTTGGCGAACCCTGCAATCTCATCGATCACGGCTTCTTCGGTGATTGCAAGTTCATGACCGAAGAGATCGGTATCCCCACGGAAGTCACGGATCGCGGTCATCCCGCTCCAGCCGATCGCATGGCCCGTCTGCCCGCGTCGAAAGGACCGTCCGCAGGTGTCGGTGATGATCACCCGGATCTTCCTGCCAGTCAGTGCCTGCACCTGCTCCTGCACCTCGGCTGCGGCGCCCATCGGGTCGGATGGGAGCAGAATCACCTTTCCATCCTCGATGTTGGAATGGTCGACCCCGGCCCTGACCCCGATATGCCCGCATGTCAGGGCAGAGAGGATGAACGGTTCTTCAAGGATCAGTTCCTCTGATGCATCCAGCACCGCCTGCACAAACCGGGGATCTTCCCCGTTTCGTGCTGCCAGATGCTCTGCCTGTGCTCCTGGCTGTATGGTCGAGAGGTCCCGGGTATTTCCCTTCGCCTTGGAGTAGACGGTCGAGGCGATCACCAGGATGTCGCCGTCCAGAAGGGGGATCGAATCGGTGATCATCTTTTCGAGGTTATCCCCTGCTCTGATCAGAGGAAGGCCCTCCACCGGAAGGACGGTGATCGGTTGCATGGGTAGATTATCTGTCTGGATCCCGATAAATGGATAAGTTCCCTGCTGGGTATGATCGACCTCTGGAGTATTCTAACCTGTCCGGTTGCTTTTTGGCCGACACACCTTCTGTCAGAACACCCCTCCTCTGTCGATGGAATTTCTAGGGCTGATCTTCATCAGCGCGGTGATGAAGATTCTCCTGATACATATCTCCACCGGTCCTGACCTTCACCAGATGGTCTACCTGGTGGATTAAGGGATCCCCAGGTTGTTTGGGCTCATCCTCTTCAAAATTATAGCCGGACATCGCCTCTTTTCAGAGTTCGTTGAATTAGAGTTTTATTGTGGTAATCTCGTGGCAGGGTCATATCATCTTCGAGGAGTATCGGAATGAACTCATGATGCAGGTAGACCATGCCGGCGTATGCCAAATTTATAAACACTCATAGAAGAGAATTTTTATGAAATGGAGGGTCAGATGACTCACGTGGATCTCAAAGACTACAGAACATATCTAATTCCACTGCTCGTTGCTGTCTTTACGGCATTTGCGCTCTGGATCCGGATCCTGCCCGCTCTGCACATGGGCAGCTCCGATATTCTCAACTTTGTCGGCAGCGACGATCCGATCTATAATGTCAGGCTCGCCGAACTGATGGTCAATAACTTCCCGAACTATCCCTGGTTCGATCCGATGACCTACTTCCCGCAGGGGACGCATATCTTCTGGGGACCCCTCTTCACCACGATCATCGCTTCACTCTGTATGCTGACCGGGGCCCACACCAGTTCTGCGATCATCTTCGTCGCACTGCTGGTCCCGCCGCTGATGGCCGCGGCCATGGTTCCGATCACCTATAAGATTGGAGCAGTGCTCGGGAACTGGAAGACCGGTCTGTTCGCCGCGGCGTTCATCTCGGTGGTCTCAGGCCAGTACTTCTATCGTTCCCTCTTTGGGTACAGCGATCACCATATCGGCGAGGTCCTCTTCAGCACAATCTTCTGTCTGGCCTACATCTATGTGGTCCGGTACACTAGAACCCATACCGTTGATCTGGCAGACCGGTCGACATTGATGATGCCAGCTCTTCTCTCAGTTGCTGCCGGGATTGCCTATTTCCTCGGCCTGTTGCTGATGCCGACGATGATCCTGTTCGCGATGCTGGTTGGGATCTTCACGATCGTCCAGTTCATGATCGATGTCTATCGGAAGCATGAGACCTTTTCGCTATTGTTGATCAATACGATCACCTTCGGCGTGGCGATCATCTGCTTCCTGATCTTCGGCGTGAAATCATCAGGATTTGGGTTTGCTGCATACACCCTCGGTCACCCTATCGCGTATCTTTTGTTGATCGCGATGACGGCAGTGCTGTACCTGCTCGCCCAGAGACTTCACCTCAAGGAGGTCTACTATTATCCCCTGGTCCTTGCCGGTATTGCAATCGTCGGCGGGTTGATCCTGTTCCTCGTCATGCCTCAGGTCTATGGAGCGTTGATGGATAATCTGCTCGGCTTCTTTGGACAGAACTACATGTCCA is part of the Methanosphaerula palustris E1-9c genome and encodes:
- a CDS encoding amidohydrolase family protein; translation: MSEETCCGRALIGEDLEERCVEISVLNGIIHRIEEVRAAPEIWICPSFFNAHTHLGDTIAMDCPAKGDLTDLVTPPDGLKHRLLRAASHQSLTCGMHQSIERMISAGIHGFADFREGGTEGVTALKEAATGLPCRPVILGRDGGEAVADGAGISSVRDCPDVEGTVSRSRIAKKLVAFHAGERDRFDVDRALSYNPDLLIHMTHATDRQLRKAADQGIPIAVCPRSNWMLGVTDSRDHPPLRRMIDAGCRVLLGTDNVMFVEPDLFSEMAFTSMIYQIDPRVLLHAAIDGALLTGSSPYIKEGSAAEFLLINTHNTSLIHSQDMVTSIVRRVDRSVLSNTLIKQKKE
- a CDS encoding universal stress protein gives rise to the protein MFHKVLVAIDGSSQSLKSLERAIDEAKTWNAELHAIYVVEIGLFSSLPVDNTWEVMYSLLEKEGKEILSAATKKAADVGVEMTIHLKQGHAGQEIITLAEEISVDLIVVGSLGKSNIERLLLGSVSSFVVMNSRITTMVVRE
- a CDS encoding preprotein translocase subunit Sec61beta, which translates into the protein MAKKKGGRLISSAGLVNYYESEDRRAIHIDPMIVIAVAAAVGVIIFLLNYLVK
- a CDS encoding coenzyme F420-0:L-glutamate ligase, with the translated sequence MQPITVLPVEGLPLIRAGDNLEKMITDSIPLLDGDILVIASTVYSKAKGNTRDLSTIQPGAQAEHLAARNGEDPRFVQAVLDASEELILEEPFILSALTCGHIGVRAGVDHSNIEDGKVILLPSDPMGAAAEVQEQVQALTGRKIRVIITDTCGRSFRRGQTGHAIGWSGMTAIRDFRGDTDLFGHELAITEEAVIDEIAGFANFVMGESNNGVPVVVVRGCETWSGHDNLYFNRNEDLTRRALTSQAANEQKE